The following proteins are encoded in a genomic region of Pungitius pungitius chromosome 19, fPunPun2.1, whole genome shotgun sequence:
- the LOC134107490 gene encoding uncharacterized protein LOC134107490 has protein sequence MCNMIAIARATEDARYPTKPEVNAMAKRLVEYYPMVQHWEYVAKKLMKRLSNVKSPKKAVPPAKKQRQEIEEMTTSDYDGDSSASTVILQQSPVRASTPVQHLNNSGSGDVLDSQKTQARHYTTLQQMCRSNKPNKASVTHLLNLEFESRRLFITSDTLKEQDRPSKILEAYSCFKDLDHVLDELQRIIQPNNAHYVSEMRNRWNDFFSKVQFYGVMKKVMKPPKTLDGVEHATAVFRALPLLFPSSTLPPKKLGACSEAVFHVLTASENPDTYLSKRPVACPVMLVCGDNCMIAIGNTPVTTFDRKKFDEGLLYLLGYYYCLHLTYPKFISTMLSVLQTEVLQDSLHDQDSTASYKKAIAEWRAFIE, from the exons ATGTGTAATATGATCGCAATTGCAAGAGCTACAGAAGATGCCAGATATCCCACCAAACCAGAGGTCAATGCCATGGCAAAGCGGTTGGTGGAGTATTATCCGATGGTACAACACTgg GAGTATGTTGCCAAAAAGCTCATGAAGaggctttcaaatgtaaaaagccCAAAGAAGGCTGTTCCTCCTGCAAAGAAACAACGGCAGGAAATCGAGGAAATGACAACGAGTGACTACGACGGGGATTCGAGTGCTTCTACGGTCATTCTTCAGCAGTCCCCAGTCAGAGCCAGCACCCCAGTTCAACACCTGAATAACA gtGGTTCGGGCGACGTCCTAGACAGCCAGAAAACCCAGGCAAGGCACTACACGACACTGCAACAGATGTGCCGGTCCAACAAGCCAAACAAAGCTTCAGTAACCCATTTGCTGAACTTGGAGTTTGAGTCAAGAAGACTCTTCATAACCTCTGACACTCTAAAGGAGCAAGACCGACCCAGCAAGATTCTGGAGGCCTATTCTTGTTTCAAAGACTTGGATCAT GTCTTAGATGAGTTGCAAAGGATAATACAGCCAAACAATGCCCACTACGTCTCAGAAATGAGGAATAGATGGAACGACTTTTTTTCAAAGGTCCAATTTTATGGGGTGATGAAAAAAGTGATGAAGCCCCCTAAAACATTGGATGGAG TGGAACATGCCACTGCTGTTTTCAGAGCCCTGCCACTGCTCTTTCCATCCAGCACTTTGCCACCGAAGAAGCTAGGCGCATGCAGCGAGGCGGTTTTCCATGTCCTTACG GCTTCAGAGAACCCAGACACGTACTTGAGCAAGCGGCCCGTGGCTTGTCCAGTTATGCTCGTCTGTGGGGATAACTGCATGATTGCAATTGGAAACACACCAGTGACCACCTTTGACAGGAAGAAGTTTGATGAAGGCCTCCTTTACCTTTTGGGGTATTATTATTGTCTGCACCTCACTTATCCAAAGTTCATTTCCACCATGCTCTCAGTATTGCAAACTGAGGTTCTCCAGGACTCCCTGCATGACCAAGATTCAACTGCTTCCTACAAAAAAGCCATTGCCGAGTGGAGGGCCTTCATTGAGTGA